The window GGAGCATCGTGGCGGTCCCGATCGGGTACCGCGAGACGGTCTACGGCGCGTTGGTCGTCTACGTGCGCGGCACCGTGACCGACGAGGAGCGCTCGATGCTGCGAGACGTCGGCGAGACGGTCGGTCACGGGATCAACGCCGCGGAGTCGAAGCAGTTGCTCTACAGCGACACCGCGGTCGAACTGGAGTTCGAGCACGGCGACACCCGCGATCTGATCGTCGACCTCTCACTGGAGTTCGAGACGACCGTCAGACTGGAGGGGACCGCACTCGCCGACGGCGGGGTCGTTTCCTGTTACGTGGCCGTCGAAGGCGTCGACCCCTCGGCGGTGCTGTCGGCGATCGCCCCGCTGGAGGCGCTCGTGGACGCCCGCATCGTCACCGAAGAGAACGAGGAGGCGGTGCTCGAACTCCGACTGACCGCGGCGTCGGCCGTGGTGACCCTCGTCGAACTGGGCGCGACCGTCGAGTCGTTCGTCGCCACGCGCGGCGAGGGTCGACTCGTCGTCAGGGTCCCGACCGGATCGGACTTGCGGGCACTCACCGACGCCGTCCAGTCCTCGTTTCCGGACGCCTCGGTGGTGGCCAAACGCGAGGTCGAGGACGCCGTGCAGTCGACCTCGTCGTTCCGCCGGCAACTCGACGAGAAGCTGACCGACAGACAGCGCGACGTGATGGAGACGGCGCTCGCCTCGGGGTACTTCGAGTGGCCGCGGGGGAGCACGGCCGAGGAGGTCGCCTCCTCGCTGGGGATCGCGGCGCCGACGTTCCACGAGCACCTCCGCTCGGGCGAGCGGAAACTCATCGAGGCGTTCTTCTCCGAATCGTCGGACGAGCGGCGAGCGGGGGAGCGCGACCGCGACGCGGCGGCCGACGAGAGGTGAGGACGTCGCGGTCTTCGCCCGACGGCTCAGGCGTCGTTCATCCGCTGGGCGCGTTCGTCGCCGCAGGCGCGACACTTCGTCACGCGGTAGGGTTCACGCGAAAACGCGCGGTTCGTCTCCTTCTTGCTCTCGGTCTTGAGTTCGATCGAAACCTCGTGTGGCGTCCGAGTGCCGCACTCCTCGCAGTACTCGGTCAGTTCGGTCAGCGTCGGTTGGCTCTTGGACATCGTGGTTCAGTACCCGAAGGTATGGACGAAATCCCAATCACTACCGACCCTACAGGGTTAGGGACACACGTCGACGGTCGCTGAACGGGAAGATGTCGAAGAAGAGAGAACAGCCGATCGCCGTTACCGCCGTTCACACGCCGCCCTGTCGGTAGATGAGGTTCCGCTGGATCTCGTTTGCGCCCTCGTAGATGACGGGAATGCGGACGTCGCGGTAGACCCTGGAGATGGGGTACTCTTCGAGCACCGAGCGGCCGCCGTGGAGCTGCATCCCGCGTTCGGCGCAGTGCATCGCCGTCTCGGTGGACTTCGTCTTCGTCGCGGCCGCCCAGAACCCGGCGTCTTCGCCGTTTGCGACTTTGTGCGCCGCCCGCCAGTTGAGCGCTCGGGCGGCCTCGAACTCCATCCGCATATCCGCGAGGATGTGCTGGGTCGACTGGAAGTCGGCGACGTCGCGGCCGAACGCCTCCCGGTCGTGGACGAACGCCCAGGTCTCCTCGATGGCGCGCGCCGCGAGGCCGACGCCGTGCCCGCCCACGACGACGCGGCCGTGGTTGAAGAAGTCCGCGAGGACGTAGAACCCGCCGCCCTCGGTCCCGACGAGGTTCTCCTCGGGGATCTCGCAGTCGTCGAAGATTATGTGCCCCTGTTTGGAGGCGCGCATCCCGATCTTCTCGGGGATGTGTTCGGCCTCGTACCCCGGCGCGTCGGTCTCGACGATGAACATCGAGTAGTTCGAGTACCGGTCGTCGCCGTCGCCGGTCTTCGCGTACACCGTCAGCCAGTCGGCCTCCACGGCGTTTCCGATCCAGTACTTCTCCCCGTTGAGCACCCAGCCGTCGTCGGTCCGCTCGGCGGTCGTCGTCATCCCGGCCATGTCCGAACCGGTCTGCGGTTCCGAGACCGCGAGTCCCGAGATCTGCTCGTTCGCCGCGACCGGCCGGAGGTACTCGTCTTTCTGTTCCTCGGTACCGTACTTTTCGACGATCTCACACCCGAACGAGGCCAGCATCAGCGTCAGCGCGATGCCGGCGTCGGCGGCGTAGAACTCCTCGTTGATCGCGAGGATCTGTTCGAGGTCGTATCCCTTCCCGCCGTACTCCTCGCCGATGTCTTGAGCGACCAGGCCGGCG is drawn from Halobellus limi and contains these coding sequences:
- a CDS encoding DUF7835 family putative zinc beta-ribbon protein; protein product: MSKSQPTLTELTEYCEECGTRTPHEVSIELKTESKKETNRAFSREPYRVTKCRACGDERAQRMNDA
- a CDS encoding acyl-CoA dehydrogenase family protein → MDLLDESVVPEHAREVKREAREFADEYIRPNAEEYFDSAEYPWEVLEAGMDAGLVAQDIGEEYGGKGYDLEQILAINEEFYAADAGIALTLMLASFGCEIVEKYGTEEQKDEYLRPVAANEQISGLAVSEPQTGSDMAGMTTTAERTDDGWVLNGEKYWIGNAVEADWLTVYAKTGDGDDRYSNYSMFIVETDAPGYEAEHIPEKIGMRASKQGHIIFDDCEIPEENLVGTEGGGFYVLADFFNHGRVVVGGHGVGLAARAIEETWAFVHDREAFGRDVADFQSTQHILADMRMEFEAARALNWRAAHKVANGEDAGFWAAATKTKSTETAMHCAERGMQLHGGRSVLEEYPISRVYRDVRIPVIYEGANEIQRNLIYRQGGV